The Mustela erminea isolate mMusErm1 chromosome 6, mMusErm1.Pri, whole genome shotgun sequence genome includes a region encoding these proteins:
- the LOC116593063 gene encoding ubiquitin-conjugating enzyme E2 N-like — translation MAGLPRRIIKETQRLLAEPVPGIKAEPDESNAHYFHVVIAGPQDSPFEGGTFKLELFLPEEYPMAAPKVRFMTKIYHANVDKLGRICLDILKDKWSPALQIRTVLLSIQALLSAPNPDDPLANDVAEQWKTNETQAIETARAWTRLYAMNNI, via the coding sequence ATGGCCGGGCTGCCCCGCAGGATTATCAAGGAAACCCAGCGTTTGCTGGCAGAACCAGTTCCTGGCATTAAAGCAGAACCAGATGAGAGCAACGCCCATTATTTTCATGTGGTCATTGCTGGCCCTCAGGATTCCCCCTTTGAGGGAGGGACTTTTAAGCTTGAACTATTCCTACCAGAAGAATACCCGATGGCAGCCCCTAAAGTACGTTTCATGACCaaaatttatcatgctaatgtaGACAAGTTGGGAAGAATATGTTtagatattttgaaagataagTGGTCCCCAGCACTGCAGATCCGCACAGTTCTGCTATCGATCCAGGCTTTGTTAAGTGCTCCCAATCCGGATGATCCGTTAGCAAACGATGTAGCAGAGCAGTGGAAGACCAACGAGACCCAAGCCATAGAAACAGCTAGAGCATGGACTAGGCTATATGccatgaataatatttaa